TATATTTTATATCGAAATTTGTAGAGAGGAATTGTTTCACCTCATCCCCAAACGTGCATATGTCACAAATTCAATTTCCAACCTTTCCAATTTCCATAATTCAAATGGTGTTTTAGAAATAATCTTAGTTGGAACtcggtttaatatatatactattgtcTTAAGTGCTTCAGCCCACAATGATTTAGGAAGATTGAAGCTGCTAAGCATACTCTGCACTATGTCCAATAATGTtcgatttcttctttctgctacACCATTCTGGTCCGGTGAACCAGGCATGGTGTACTAGACAACAATCTCATGCTATTTAAGAAACATTGCGAATGATCTAGGTGTTTGTCCATCCTCTGTGTATTTACCATAATATTCTGCATCTCTATCTGATCTCACAATCTTAATTTGCTTGCCGCATTGTTTATCTACTTCAGCTTTAAAGATCTTAAATGCATCTAATGCTTAGTTTTTGTTATGAAacatgtagatatatatatatatatatatatatatatatatatcgtaagtaatcatctataaaagagatgaaatatCTCTGACCATGTGAGTCCATGTCTGAACTACATATATCAGTATGTATGATCTATAATATGTCTGAACTCCTATTAGCACATTTCTTTGACTTATTGGTCTGTTTTCCTTTATGCAGTTCACATAAgtcttaaaattaataaaattcagAGTATTAAGTACCCCTTCATTTACTCatcttttaattctttctaTGGAGATATGACCTAATCTCTGGTGCCATAATTTAGAAGAATCATCATTAATAACACATCTTTTAGTGCCAGTGTGAACATGAATTGAATCATATGTGgcattgttttgtaaattaatgcagTAAATACCATAAGATAAAGTATCATTCCAACACaatcagatttataaaataaactgaaaaatatttctaaaaaattaaaggaatatttAAAAGGTACAAACCTTGAATCTGAAATCAAGTTTCTAGAAAAACTTGAAAcataaaaggtattttctgaCTCTAAAACAAAATCACTACTTAAGTTAAATAGTATGTTCCTATAGCTTCCACATGCGAGCCCATCTTGTTTCTTGATAAAATGCTTTGCTCACTTCTCACTACCTTCCTTAGGTCTGTAAACCCTGCAAGGAATTCAAAATATAGATTGTTGATTCAGAATCAATCCATCGTGtgttaatattgacattaactACATTAGATTTATAATAAACAAACGAGGTTAGATTACCTTTATTCACAAGCCATTTCTGAAATTTGGCGCATTCATTCTTCATGTGTCTCTTTTTTTAACAGAATAAACATTTGGAATCTTTCTTGATATCAGCTTGGGAAGGTATTTTACCTTTCCCTTTTTTATTGGTTTGAGATTTTCCATTTCCACGAGTTGCCAACATTGCACTTTATCCCAATTTCATCACTAGTCACCCTTCCTCTTGAACACACATGATCATAAGTTCATTAATTGATCATTTATCATTATGTGTAttgtatgagattttgaaaggtccGTATTGGTGCGAAAGGGTGTTCAGGATGTAGTGCACTAGGAATGATTCCGACATTTCAACCTCGAGTTTCTTCAATTGAGCCACATTGTCCCTCGTCTGCATGATGTGCTCACGCACACCTTTTACATTGGTGAGCCATGGAGATGAGAACTTCACGATTATGGTGTTTTCTAGTACCTTGTATGAAGTAAGGAATTAATCATTGATGACTTTCAGTAAGTCTCAGACCTTTTCATGCTGATCAACAGAACCACGAATACTAGCAAAAATTTTAGTCTTAATGAACATCACGCTGAGGAGATTAGATCGCTCCCATTGTTCATAAAGTGTGATGTCCGTTGCAGTGCTGGTATTAGTGAATGCTGGTTGTTTGTCTTTTCTAATAGTATAGTATATGTCCATCTACCCTAAATGAAGGAGAACTCTCTCATTCTAGACATTATAGTTATCTCCCTTAATAAGTTTAGGAATATCACAATAAATATCagagaaatttataagttgTACAACTGtataaaattaaagattacATGCTTATGTTAAAATTGAGgcctaaatataattttatgttttaccAATATAAATCATActtaaaaattgaatctaatgacaTAAAAATGTCCTGTGggctaaatttttaattcaagcaTATTCAGTTATTCTTTATGTTggaatttatcaaattatttacttaatttataattctaaagggtatattttgattataatttgatataaattcTATCTtagattaaattttataataaaaatatcaaattatttaattaattcataattccTGTGAgtaaattatgaataatttgatattttatcttaattaattatataaatataataaaaattcgggtgggataaaatttattatattaagtataattaattacaattaatgtcTAGATATTCTTTATGTGATCCTAAtcaatcataatatataattttatttaattaaagatgtcatggctattctctaattaattaaaaattttatggatcattagaaattatttattttatgcataaaAGTTTTATGAGAATATCTCAATATTGCATAATTTAATCACAATTAGAAtgtatattatgttatatttatgcACTTAATAATTCTCACAATTAAACTAAGAAATTGCATAatttaatcataatattatgcaaaacaattattttcatgcataaAGATTAACTTAATatgagaataattataaattgcataattttaactaaaactaacatgttattattatgcacaaaatattctcataatttAAGCATAAACATTGCATaattaaaactataatattatgcataacatttaatttcatgCTTTTAACTATATATACTCATCTGAAAATTGCATGTATTAATTTAGAGcataaataatcaatttatgCAAACTAAATACGAGCATAGTTAACAAATTTGCACAATTTAATTATCCAAATTGCTTATAATTaaaccaaataaatattatatgcataCAAAATTGAGCAAAAATTAGGCATATTTCCAATTAAATGCCTAAATTCAGaaaattctaaacaaaatgaaatttttcaaaaaaactgtagaaaattgatatttttcaacttttgctCATCTTCAACATCTAGTTGGGTCGGTTCGACCTGTTTCAGACCCGGTTGCAAACCcgactaaaaaataatatttttgttgccAAAATCTAtgtttttaatcataaaaaaattagaaaaatagtTTCCACGTGATTTATAATCTTGTTTTGAaccaaaataaaccaaaaatcaaaacttaatttttcaaaaattttaggCCAAATCAGAGGCAAACAGAGCATATGTATAAACACCAAGTCAGATATAAAACCGGgttctgataccaaatgatagcTTAATAATGATTCTAAAATGTGAAATTAAACACTTAAAAAGAATCGAAAACTGAAATTCCCAAGAAATCGTACCTTCTGCCATTGATGCTTACTCACATTCTCTCGCTGTTTCTCTCTCGTTTTAGCACTTCCAAAACTCTACTCACCCTATTTAGATGGTATAAAGCTGAAGCAGATTGAGTGATTGAGTTTGAGGATCGAACCGAAGTATTTATAACCAAGCTTTCATCAAGTTTTCGGTGGCTACGTGTCAAGTGTTCCACAGTTTCAGTTGATCATGGGGAACATTCCAACAGCTCTATGAATGTAGTGCAGACTCGGAAGGAAGTTGTTGACCACTTCAAGAGCTCCTAAGAAAAAGGGGAGCTTGAGACCAGTTCCCACGAACGGGTTTCCGTGAGAAATGGTGGTGGCCCATTCATGGCCACAACTAGAGAACTAACAGCGTGGTCATGACCATTCGTGGCCTAGTTCATTTTCTCATACCCACGGCCACACTGTGGTCTTTAGGAATGGATTTGTAGATTTGTTGTCGTTTCTcggttgttttttattttttgaccttTTCCAATTGTTTTCTACCCTAGGTGGGTGGATGGAGGACAGACCAGGGGCCAATCTGTCCCCCAACATCTGGAGGGGGGGCCTCGCCCCTGGGTGTAGGGTTAGATTCTGGGAGCAAACCCCACCCCCCACCCATGCCGAAGGCAgggtgcgggtagcacccttaCCTTTAGCTCTCATAATGAaggttttagatattttttcatAGTGCTATACAGGATAAGTCCAATCATTGGTagggttgtaaaaaaaaaaaatcggacTGGATTGGCTCGAACCGGTCAAATCGATCCTGAACCGGTTTCCATAATGGCAAAACTGGCTTGAACCGATTCGGTTCTGGTTTTAGGCTTTTTAGGctcgaaccggaccggttctatactatattttaaatcatttttttaatattatatataatttttatatataataatataaactcatttaaaaataaacagaaattgtaaaagtttaaactgaaaTTGATAAATCACAACAGGAAAACCGAACTAAATCGGATGTACCGATTTATGGGGGTAACCGATACataattgatttttgaaaatgcaaaatcagTATATATCGGTTCGatcctaaatttttttcaaaaccggACTGATTACACCTCTAATTGTGGGTTTGGGTTCAGATCCAAAGCTTATATGTAGATTTAGACTCCATCCTCTCCTTTCTTGACTTTAAAATTACTAAGATTTTTCTCTTCAGATCTTTTTTTTGTTGAACGTACCAATTCATGATtattgattaataataaataggATGATAAAGTCATgaatcttaattattataatgcATCCTCTTTTTAATAGTAATGGTGAGAGAAATAACATATTTAGTTATAAGAAAATGATGTGCGACCGAGAGTGATGATCGATAGTGGTGTACGACTGACATGACcgctattttttatattaaaaaaacgaGGTTTTCTATAGATCAGTCATTGTTCACGTCCGATCTGTAGCACACCTtacgtgtcattttttttttatttccttttttctctttgcCTTAACCTTCCTTTCCCACTCGTTAAGGTACCACCTATTCAACTTCAAGCCGCCATCTGcaatctctgtgtgtgtgtgttttagcATTAAAAGCAAAAGAAGCCATACCAGATATGAAATATCAGAAAATATAATCATCGTTCTTTTCCCTGTGAATGAGATTCTCACTTCTGAGCTTCCACATTTGTCATCGAGACAAAGTTCCTTCCAATTTGTTCAATTTCTCAAACATGCCTACCAAATGGTGTGCTCTTCAGCACTGCCACTGCTATACTTACAATGCCATCGTTTTCCCCACTTCCTACACCGACTCCTTAGCCCTCATACCTACCGCCTATTCCAATTTCTTCGACCAATTGAAACAACTGGATTCCCTCAATTCCATTTACGCCCAAGTCGACCATGCCAAGAAAGTCGCATCCTCTTTCATTGACTTTTTATCCACCACTGATGATGATGCTTTGGTCTCCGTTGTCGCCCCTTTTACTTGGAGGTTCTATTCTTCGAGAACTCTTTGCAACTGCACTGAACCTTAGTCTCTTCCTTGGCCAAGAACCGTCACCACCAGAGTCTCATTAGCACGTACCTCTGTGCGCTCTACGAGAAGCATGGTGGTCGTAAAGGCAAGCGCCAACGCATAAGGTTTGCTTCGGCTGCTGCCAAATAGTGGCTTATGctaaaaatttttctaaaaaattaaagaaaaaagaataagaagaagaaatatggAAGAAAACGAAAGATAGGTACGAGAACTCGAGACCCCAACTCAACTTAACCTTAAACCCTCTCCttcatctatctctctctctctctccatcacCCATGGAATCAATGTTAACAAAACAAATCATTGAAGAAAAATGATGCTGCATCATCAATCAAGCCGCAACCACGTGTGGGCTAATCCCACGCCCAAATCTTCCAAAGTATGCAACAATTAGCTAGGGTCATTGCAAACTCATTACGACTAATGAATTTTTTGGAGATTAATTTGTAggtttgatgtttttttttcccccctttttGTGAGAATCTGGGTTGGCTCCATTGagattttaattgaaaaaaagtgTGGCGTCTCCATTTACAACAGATGGAGGGAAGCAGACGTGAGGGCTAATCTCTTTGTTTAAGGTTATGGATTCTCAgactatttaattttatttaatataaaaaatagcgCCACGTTAGTCAGGCATCACTATCGATTCCTTCTATTAGTCTTAGTAGCAACTTTCTTAGTCATAATGAATGGTATGTATATATTGACCCAAGGGTAATGCCAGAGTACTAGTAGTGAGCTCAACAAAGTTAAATTTTGGCTAAGGAATAGCTAAGGTGTAAAATAAAGTGCAATAATAGACTCAATAAATGAACAGTGATTTTTGCCACACTTATATCACTGACCAAATTTGTTGAGCCCATGGGGCtagccaaatattatttttggactaaaaaattatattcctaCTACTTCTTGCCTCGCTTCTCTCCCGCACGTGTTCAGTcgcttaaaattattttacgtACGTGAGGAGATTAGTCCACAATTTgctattaaagttgaaaaatcacGTCTATTGAatgaaccattttttttaatcttttcaaaacttatcaaaagaaacaaatgagaaaaaacatGATCAAAAGCAACTTGTATTGCTTTAGCTAGGTGCTAAATAGTCTGGAAGAAATATcagttaaaaaatgaaaagttcaaaatcaatatcttaatagaataatgatagatttgttgagcctgctatttgatgttgttgaaaagtagttagttaaatttataaaagtaaattttctaGTCAAAATTTTGGCTAAAGTTTGTTGAgcccactactagtgctcttaggCAATTACCCAAAGCAAAAAATGAGAATACAAcaatcatttcataaaacaaaaattaattagtttttttatatttcaagaACTTATATAAGTAACGATCACATAAAAACTTGTAAATAATACTAACAATGGTGGCATCTTCCCATTAGTTAGTATGATATAGTGCTTAATATTTCTGTTTATCTTGCCAGGTTCCAAATTAACCGAAGCATGCTTAATTGAATGAGTACGTGTCTATATTATGCCAAATAATATTTCCATATTagcattttatttatatatttatttattgaaaaagggtgttttgttgcaaataatgtCTCAAGAGATAGGCACGAGTGGCCCATAAAGGAGGTAAGATTTACGTGGGTTCAGCGGCCTTTCACCCCcacttttttgtgacccaaaaaCCTGTGGCTAGAGTCACATGGACCACGAGGCGTGAGCAGATTGCATGCGCTCAACTCGACCACCACGTCATTTTACTTATATTGACGATACTACCCATCCTAGCCGCTGTCACCGACTCACCTTTCCCCGTTAACACCAATAGATGCCTGATGCTTACAGCATATTCCACACTTGAGGCTTTAATTGTAATTTCACTTGAACCCCGACCCAGATATCATCGCCCAGCACACTAGTAGCCATTGCACTCTGCGAATTCCGATCATTTGTGAAAGATGGCCAGGAAGTTCTTTATCGGCGGAAACTGGAAATGCGTGAGTCTTCTCTCTTTGTTTGGTTGCCGATAGAAAAATGAGTATGATAGAAAAAGAATATGGAGAAAGTGAAATTGAGTGCTGTAAAGTTGCAACTATCtaaatagttaatatttttgatCGGCTGGTTCGATCTTACTTTTTTCTCCGCCATTAGcgaataatttatttgttcaataactttttttagttgttttatCGGTCGAGCAGATTTTGGTATTATTTTGCTTGCCCATCTATTGATTTTGGTAAAAACAATGCACACATATACAGAGATAGTTTTGTGTTTCCTGTCTTGAATTGAACGTGATTGTGGATGCAGAACGGAACCACTGAGGAGGTGAAGAAGATAGTGGCCACACTAAATGAAGCCCAAGTGCCTCCACACGATGTCGTGGGTAGGCGAATGATTGGATTCTATTTGTTGTATCAGTATTGCTGTTTGGTGCTCATTTCTGCAGTATTACGGTTACTACGAGCGTCTGCATGATACATAATTTGCTATtatggttttagattttgcagcATGAGGGAGAAcattatttgaaatgaaatttgaatattgGAAGTAATAAAAGTTTCAGTATTggtcgtaatttttttttttttttgtaatatatactCTTTTTCACTTCGgcttgttaatattttatttatcatcggGTGAAACTTTTTCGTGTTCCACCGAATTCCACGGAACAGCTAATCTTTTAAGATTTCAGAAGTTCTCACTTCCATAttattttaatccaaattcagTGGCACGGTTAGATAATATAATCCGGCTgctgtaattataattttcaaatatttattttgacgAGTAATGTTATTGTTGTTCTTATTTCTTATTGTCATTTGCATGTGACAAAATCTTCCACACTTATCCTCACTTTATTTGTAAAGTAACTACATTTCTTTTGCTTCATTGCTTTGTTAATGCATTGAAAACACGTTCTTGCAGAGGTTGTGGTAAGCcctccatttgtttttcttccGTTGGTAAAAAGTTTGTTGAGGCCTGATTTCCATGTTGCGGCACAAAATTGTTGGGTCAAAAAAGGAGGTGCTTATACAGGGGAGGTCAGGTATGCTATGATCTTGTAGTtcttcttttcatcttctcATGGTCTATGGGTTGTATTGTGAAATGCCTGGACTTTGTGATGCGTTTTCAAGGTTTTTTTAGTTAAAcatttaagttttcttttttttagatatttatttaatgaagaATGTTTCTTAAAGGAATCTTGACTTTTTGCATTAAGTGTATTAATGTCTAAATTCGCATAACAGGCCGGAAGGGAGGAATGAATTGTTCCCGGCCCATGATGGTGATTCGGGTTTCGATACGGTGCTCTTCACGTTCattcacaaaataaatagtaaataagtaaataaaaatagataaagagAGACACATGGATTTATGTAGTTCGGCATAAAAGCCTTCGTCCACAGGTTTTTTGTTGGGCAAAATCCACTATGAtagatgattttacaatctctcatggcctTACATATCACTCAATACAATAGAAAAATCTAGGGTTTCAGGAGGTTGAAGACGATGCCTCCCTTGAGAGAGATTTGGTGGAGGCGCTATGTGTAGTGGAAGAACCCATGGAAGAAAAATCCGTGAAAGTAGGCTTTTATGGCGAACTACGTAaatgtctctctctttatctatttttatttacttatttactatttattttatggatgaatgtgaAGAACACTGTATTGAAGTCCGAATCACCATCGTGGGCCTGGAATAATTCCTTCCGGCCTATTATGCGAATTTAGGCATTAACAAAGTGGTTACTTAAAATGATGTAAATAATGTTGCAAAGGTTTAGTAATGTAATGGTTGTTCTCTGAATTCTCCATTTTAGCCTTGTGGCTCATGTGTTGGCAAAATTTCTATCATGGTCCATCTTTCATTCTGATTTTTCATTACTCTGACAATGTGTGTGCATTTCTTTGTTCAAAAACATTCAAAGTTGATTTAGTATCCACGTGCAGTGCAGAGATGCTCGTCAATTTGGGCATTCCTTGGGTTATTCTTGGTCATTCTGAGAGACGTCTTATATTAAACGAGTCAAATGAGGTAAGTTGGTTTATGAAAACACTTAACTTCTCAAGTTTTGGTCATGACATATGATTTTATCATTGGCTACAACTTTATAAGTGCTCATTATTTTTACATTCATTAAGGTACCTTTTAAAGTAATAATTACTATTCTCAATGGTTTATTTCAGTTTGTTGGAGATAAGGTCGCATATGCACTTGCACAAGGTTTGAAGGTGATTGCCTGTGTTGGAGAGACTCTTGAGCAGCGAGAATCTGGATCTACTGTGAATGTTGTTGCTGCACAAACTAAAGCAATTGCAGGTAAATAGGTCGATCTAAAGTAATTGCACAAACTAGAATGTGGCCTTAATGAGGCACTGCTTATTCTGTTCAGTTCAAAGTTTTCTTTGTTTACCCTGTCctacatgaatttatttctctatAAAGCAAGTTGTCTCACAAGTACTTATGTTTAGTAATCGtgcttttatcattttttttttctttttgtctttttactATAGTGCCTTAGTTTCTTTCTAAAGGTTCTTTGCCGTCGaaataatatagataaaataatgAGTGCAATACTGTTTCGTGAGGGAGTTCCAAATCTATTAACAAATGATTTTTCCTTTGCCTGGCTCCATGTTTCGTGTATTCATTGAAAGCTATGTTGTATTAAAATTTACGTGCATTGTGCTAACCTTCTTTGTCATCGTCATGTCTGGTGTTATTTGTCTTGCAGAACGAGTTTCAAACTGGGCCAATGTTGTTTTGGCTTATGAGCCTGTGTGGGCTATTGGTACTGGGAAGGTTGCAACTCCAGCCCAGGCTCAGGAAGTAAGGCTTTCATCTTATGAATTCATTAGTTTCAGTTTTTTGTCAGTCTCACATTTAATTAAGAGGGGTTTCTATAATATACTGAAAGTAAATATGATGCTTTTGATAGGAGAAATATGTTAGAAAAAGGTGTTCCTTGGTTTCTAAATTTGTCTCTCTGTACATACTAAATGTAAAGGATAAACATTGAGGGCATTGTGCTACCATAGTTGACTAACAATCGCGAGATTCTTGGTCATATCTGtatgcaaatttttatttattctgttTGGTGGGTCTTGTTGCTTCAAGTTGCCTTCTTTTCTTAACCATTCAGTTTTTTGAAACAAGGTTTTTAACTATATGACAGGTACATTCTGAATTGAGGAAATGGCTTCACGCAAATACCAGTTCTGAAGTTGCGGCAACAACCCGCATTATTTACGGAGGTCTATTCCTTATCCTATCCCTCATTGCACTTGATTTTGTCCTTTGTGCAGTTGTCATTTTCTCAATTAGAAGACAAGTCAAATGCATTGACTTATGAATTATGTGGCTGACTTTAGCTTTTGCCCATATAGGACATACTCAGCTTGTTCAAATTTGGGCTATGTTATATGACTGGAATGCGTTTGCCTACCTATCAACTTGATTAACACCTGATTGAGCAACCtctatatcttttttctttttttttcttcctttccccCTGATAAagccaaaaatatatattttcggTGGACATCTAGCTTCCTTAAAAACTTGACTCCATTTGTCTTGTGGGCGGACATTTTGGTTTTCTCTAGATATCATAAATCAGAGAACAgaaattatgtattttgttaTCAAAATTTCATGGAAGCCATAGATGTCCTCTattctcatctctctctataGAATGATTGCAAACGATTTAAGTATAACAGTATTTTTGGGCAAGGTCTGTGATTGTTGGATAATGAAGGGCAATGAGTAGACACGGTTGCTTCCTAGCCTGTTGAAAAAGTCATTTGGGCGCCACTAAATTTGGTTGACACTGAGATCCAGAAGGAAAGGGCAGTGTGAATCTGTGCCTCTGCCAACACTGCAGTCTGCCAtaatgttttggattttttattttctcattcctGGTCTTGTCAATGTTCTGCTTATTGTAGGCCAGATAATGCtgtgttttcattttgtttcatcAGTGGGTGGGGATTGCACACTCTAAATGGAATAACTTTTAAAGAAGTTCAGCATTTGTTCTTCCCATTTTGCTTTGTTGTTTCATTAATATAATTGCATACCTGTTGCAGGTTCCGTGAATGGGGCAAACTGCAAGGAATTGGCTGTTCAGCATGATGTTGATGGCTTTTTGGTTGGGGGAGCTTCTCTTAAGGTAATAGTGTTGTTGCTTAGGTGTTTATTCTTTTACAACCTTCTTTTTTCACACCCTTATGTATGTTTTCCATCTCTGCCTTCTCTACAGCCGGAGTTCATTGACATTATCAAGGCTGCCCAGGTTAAGAAAAGTGCCTAAGCTTTTTACTGGGAATGAGTAGGTGAGACCCTCTAGCTTTCGGATGGGGAGACATAAATCCATgtgatgaaattttaaattactttttttgaGAAAGTTCTGTTTGTATCCAAATCAGCATCACCGGCTGGATAATATTTACGAATAAAAATGACTAATGCTGCGTATGACATCCAGAAACTTTGTTCTATACATGCTTTTGCGTGTTTTGGCCACATGCTTGTGATTGAGTCCTGGAGGAAGCGATTGATTTGGTACAATGGTATCTAGACTACCATTTTATTTTCCCGCCCCTGAAGCTATAACAAAAGAACCGACTTTCATTAGAAACGTcataatatatttgtgtgtgtgtgt
Above is a genomic segment from Juglans microcarpa x Juglans regia isolate MS1-56 chromosome 1D, Jm3101_v1.0, whole genome shotgun sequence containing:
- the LOC121256043 gene encoding triosephosphate isomerase, cytosolic; the protein is MARKFFIGGNWKCNGTTEEVKKIVATLNEAQVPPHDVVEVVVSPPFVFLPLVKSLLRPDFHVAAQNCWVKKGGAYTGEVSAEMLVNLGIPWVILGHSERRLILNESNEFVGDKVAYALAQGLKVIACVGETLEQRESGSTVNVVAAQTKAIAERVSNWANVVLAYEPVWAIGTGKVATPAQAQEVHSELRKWLHANTSSEVAATTRIIYGGSVNGANCKELAVQHDVDGFLVGGASLKPEFIDIIKAAQVKKSA